The following coding sequences lie in one Corynebacterium humireducens NBRC 106098 = DSM 45392 genomic window:
- the thrB gene encoding homoserine kinase — MSIQLEVGTRATVTVPGSSANLGPGFDTLGLAVGIYDTVEVEVIESGLEVEVFGEGEDDLPRDGSHLVVKAIRSGLNAAHAEAPGLRVVCTNAIPQSRGLGSSAAAAVAGVLAANGLAGNPLTTDQVVQLSSAFEGHPDNAAASVLGSAVVSWTTTPVDGSQPGYRAVAVDVDKRIRATALVPDFHASTQAVRRVLPSHVTHTDARFNVSRTAVMTVALQNHPELLWEGTRDRLHQPYRADVLPVTAEWVNRLRNRGYAAYLSGAGPTCMVLSVDPIEEAILEEARAAGLRVLELEVAGPATVEVSRV; from the coding sequence GTGAGCATCCAGCTTGAGGTGGGCACCCGGGCCACCGTCACCGTCCCCGGCTCCTCCGCGAACCTGGGCCCCGGATTCGACACCCTCGGCCTGGCCGTGGGCATCTACGACACCGTCGAGGTCGAGGTCATCGAGTCGGGCCTCGAGGTCGAGGTCTTCGGCGAGGGCGAGGACGACCTGCCCCGCGACGGTTCCCACCTGGTGGTCAAGGCCATCCGGTCGGGCCTCAACGCCGCCCACGCCGAGGCCCCGGGCCTGCGCGTGGTGTGCACCAACGCCATCCCGCAGTCCCGTGGCCTGGGCTCCTCCGCCGCCGCAGCCGTCGCGGGAGTTCTGGCCGCCAACGGTCTGGCGGGCAACCCGCTGACCACCGACCAGGTGGTCCAGCTGTCCTCCGCCTTCGAGGGGCACCCCGACAACGCCGCGGCCTCCGTCCTCGGTTCCGCCGTGGTCTCCTGGACCACGACCCCGGTCGACGGCTCGCAGCCGGGGTACCGGGCGGTGGCGGTGGACGTCGACAAGCGCATCCGGGCGACGGCTCTCGTGCCGGACTTCCACGCCTCCACCCAGGCGGTGCGTCGCGTGCTGCCGAGCCACGTCACCCACACGGACGCGCGTTTCAACGTCTCGCGCACCGCGGTGATGACCGTGGCGCTGCAGAACCACCCGGAGCTGCTGTGGGAGGGCACCCGTGACCGCCTGCACCAGCCCTACCGCGCCGACGTGCTGCCGGTGACCGCCGAGTGGGTCAACCGTCTGCGCAACCGCGGTTACGCCGCGTACCTCTCCGGCGCCGGCCCGACCTGCATGGTCCTGTCGGTCGACCCGATCGAGGAGGCCATCCTCGAGGAGGCCCGCGCCGCCGGTCTGCGCGTCCTCGAGCTGGAGGTCGCCGGTCCGGCGACCGTCGAGGTCAGCCGGGTCTGA